The Patescibacteria group bacterium genome window below encodes:
- the uvrA gene encoding excinuclease ABC subunit UvrA, translating to MPKTLNNKVIKIKNARVHNLKNVSLEIPRDKLVVITGLSGSGKSSLAFDTLYAEGQRRYVESLSAYARQFIGLMDKPDVDQIDGLSPAISIDQKTASHNPRSTVGTVTEIYDYLRLLYARIGVPHCPICGKKVKKYTVDEIVEQIDKHYVGQMAMILSPIVKDKKGEHRNIIEGIAKAGFGSVRFDGKIYTLEDLEDMEIDKQKKHSVEIIIDKIRVEAGKEETARLTESVEKALDLSNGLVIIAPLNHPQTPPSKGGGQNHPQPLFGKEEGDERIFSKQFACPDCGISMVELEPRNFSFNTPHGACPSCDGLGTKLEIEADTIINKNLTLAQGAIRPMSHAINGPQTWLLRILGTVGEEYGFDLNTPLKDFTKNQLDILLYGTGKKDYRMDYESDRFSGELVTNFEGVIPNLERRYQQTDSDYVRKEIGKYMRVLVCPTCGGKRLKPEVLGVKIEGVNINDISVKNIDEAKKFFSALPASKNLTAKDKKISAQIIKEISARLLFLSNVGLDYLTLDRAAMTLSGGEAQRIRLATQIGSALVGVLYILDEPSVGLHQRDNAKLISTLKELRDLGNSVIVVEHDEETIRSADYVVDVGPRAGIHGGEIIAVGTPAQIEANPKSLTGQYLSGKKFIPIARKYRHGSGQTLKIVGARENNLKNIDVEFPLGKFIAITGVSGSGKSTLMNDILARHLSHEFYGAKEEAGKHDRIEGLHAIDKVIDIDQSPIGRTPRSNPATYTGAFTPIRDLFASLPEAKIRGYNAGRFSFNVPGGRCEACAGDGLVQIEMQFLPDVYVECEVCHGKRYNKEALEIFYKGKNIYDVLDMTIEEAMTFFENVPAIYQKIAMLNEVGLGYIKVGQSATTLSGGEAQRVKLATELSRRATGRTLYILDEPTTGLHFDDIKNLLEVLNKLVDRGNTVLIIEHNMEVIKSVDWIIDLGPEGGDKGGEIVAQGTPMQVAKVKKSYTGQYLSKIIN from the coding sequence ATGCCGAAAACTTTGAACAACAAAGTAATCAAGATCAAGAACGCGCGGGTGCATAATTTAAAAAATGTTTCGCTGGAAATTCCGCGCGACAAATTGGTCGTCATCACCGGATTATCCGGTTCGGGAAAATCGAGCCTGGCTTTTGACACGCTTTACGCCGAAGGCCAGCGCCGCTATGTCGAGTCGCTTTCCGCTTACGCGCGGCAATTCATCGGCTTGATGGACAAGCCGGACGTCGATCAGATCGACGGGCTTTCGCCGGCCATTTCCATCGACCAAAAAACCGCTTCGCATAATCCCCGCTCGACCGTCGGCACGGTCACGGAAATTTATGATTATCTGCGCTTGCTTTACGCCCGCATCGGCGTGCCGCATTGCCCGATCTGCGGCAAAAAAGTAAAAAAATATACCGTTGACGAAATAGTCGAGCAGATCGACAAACATTACGTCGGACAGATGGCCATGATCCTTTCGCCGATCGTCAAAGACAAGAAGGGCGAGCACCGCAATATAATAGAAGGGATCGCCAAGGCCGGTTTCGGTTCGGTCCGGTTTGACGGAAAAATTTACACTCTGGAAGATTTGGAAGATATGGAAATCGACAAGCAAAAAAAACATTCAGTGGAAATTATTATTGATAAAATTAGAGTCGAGGCGGGCAAGGAAGAAACGGCGCGACTGACCGAATCGGTAGAAAAAGCGCTTGACCTTTCCAATGGCTTGGTCATTATCGCACCGCTAAACCACCCCCAAACCCCTCCTTCGAAAGGAGGGGGGCAGAACCACCCCCAGCCCCTCTTTGGAAAGGAGGAGGGCGACGAGCGGATTTTTTCCAAGCAATTCGCCTGTCCGGATTGCGGAATTTCCATGGTCGAATTGGAGCCGCGGAATTTTTCTTTCAATACTCCGCACGGCGCCTGTCCTTCCTGCGACGGCTTGGGCACCAAATTAGAAATCGAAGCCGATACCATCATCAATAAAAATTTAACCTTAGCGCAGGGCGCGATCAGACCGATGTCGCACGCCATCAACGGTCCGCAAACCTGGTTATTGCGAATCCTCGGCACGGTCGGCGAAGAATACGGATTTGATCTGAATACGCCGCTCAAAGATTTCACCAAAAACCAATTAGACATTTTGCTATATGGCACGGGCAAAAAAGATTACCGCATGGATTATGAATCCGACCGCTTTTCCGGCGAATTAGTGACCAACTTCGAAGGCGTGATCCCTAATTTGGAACGACGGTATCAGCAAACCGATTCCGATTATGTGCGCAAAGAGATCGGCAAATATATGCGCGTCTTGGTCTGCCCGACCTGCGGCGGCAAGCGCTTGAAGCCGGAAGTTTTGGGAGTAAAGATAGAGGGGGTTAATATCAATGACATTTCCGTCAAAAATATCGATGAAGCGAAAAAGTTCTTCAGCGCCCTGCCGGCTTCCAAGAATCTGACAGCCAAAGACAAAAAGATCTCGGCGCAAATCATCAAAGAGATCAGCGCCCGATTATTATTTCTTTCCAATGTCGGTTTGGATTATCTGACGCTTGACCGCGCGGCCATGACCTTGTCCGGCGGCGAAGCCCAGCGCATCCGCTTAGCCACGCAGATCGGCTCAGCCTTGGTCGGAGTTTTGTATATTTTAGACGAACCTTCCGTCGGCTTGCATCAGCGCGACAATGCCAAATTGATCAGCACTCTAAAGGAATTGCGCGATTTGGGCAACAGCGTGATTGTTGTCGAACATGATGAAGAAACCATCCGTTCGGCCGATTATGTCGTCGACGTCGGTCCGCGGGCCGGCATCCATGGCGGCGAGATCATCGCGGTGGGCACTCCGGCGCAAATCGAAGCCAATCCCAAATCTTTGACCGGCCAATATTTATCAGGAAAAAAATTCATTCCGATCGCCCGGAAATACCGCCATGGCAGCGGCCAGACCTTGAAAATAGTCGGCGCCCGCGAAAATAATCTGAAAAATATCGATGTGGAATTCCCACTCGGCAAATTCATCGCTATCACCGGCGTTTCCGGCTCGGGCAAATCCACTTTAATGAATGATATTCTGGCCCGCCATCTATCCCATGAATTTTACGGCGCCAAAGAAGAAGCGGGCAAACACGACCGCATCGAAGGCTTGCACGCCATTGATAAAGTGATCGATATCGATCAATCGCCCATCGGCCGCACTCCCCGCTCCAATCCCGCCACCTATACGGGAGCTTTTACGCCGATCCGCGATCTTTTCGCTTCTTTGCCCGAAGCCAAGATCCGCGGCTATAATGCCGGGCGCTTTTCTTTCAATGTTCCGGGCGGACGCTGCGAAGCCTGCGCCGGCGACGGCCTGGTGCAGATCGAGATGCAATTTTTGCCCGATGTTTATGTCGAGTGCGAAGTCTGCCACGGTAAAAGATACAATAAAGAAGCTTTGGAAATTTTCTACAAAGGAAAAAATATTTACGATGTTTTGGATATGACGATCGAGGAAGCGATGACTTTTTTCGAAAATGTCCCGGCCATCTACCAGAAGATCGCCATGTTGAATGAAGTCGGTTTGGGCTATATCAAAGTCGGCCAATCGGCCACGACCTTGTCCGGCGGCGAAGCCCAGCGCGTTAAGCTCGCCACGGAATTATCCCGCCGCGCCACCGGCCGCACGCTTTACATTTTGGATGAGCCGACCACCGGCCTGCATTTTGACGATATCAAGAATCTTTTGGAAGTTCTGAATAAATTGGTCGATCGCGGCAATACGGTCCTAATCATCGAGCATAATATGGAAGTGATCAAATCGGTCGACTGGATCATCGACCTCGGCCCGGAAGGCGGCGACAAGGGGGGCGAAATCGTCGCCCAAGGCACGCCAATGCAAGTTGCCAAAGTGAAAAAAAGCTATACCGGGCAATACCTATCGAAAATTATAAATTAA
- a CDS encoding DUF362 domain-containing protein, protein MENSQVIILKTAEKEIDANVAKLFAPFGGIGAIIKPGDKVVIKPNLVVPKPSSTGVTTDLRLVEAVVKLILAQGAEPIVAEGVPFAYNANTVFRQLGYEMLAKKYGIRLINLDTYRPTIIRIQNGMVIKDLKVSGLLLEADKIFNLPVLKTHSQTSVTLGMKNLKGFICGEEKLKLHEKGLSEGIVDLNTFIKPAFTIIDGIVGLEGDGPTSGQAKRMDLLIASNDILALEIVACRVMGFDPYRVKHIRLAKNKNIGQYDSDKITVAGNSIDEVKSKFNVPFIKNSKLLGLIFLERFLPFLYKLGIDVSGITQRLERTGRQFPEFLGHCTACGKCLVNCPGQAIYFPAKADPAVNKKKCIKCYVCDEVCLANNISVTKK, encoded by the coding sequence ATGGAAAATTCTCAAGTCATAATTTTAAAGACCGCGGAAAAAGAAATTGACGCCAATGTCGCCAAGCTTTTTGCGCCATTCGGCGGAATCGGCGCAATTATCAAGCCAGGCGACAAAGTTGTCATTAAGCCAAACTTGGTCGTGCCCAAGCCATCTTCCACCGGCGTTACCACCGATCTCCGTCTGGTTGAAGCGGTGGTAAAATTAATTTTAGCGCAAGGCGCCGAGCCGATCGTTGCCGAGGGCGTGCCTTTTGCTTATAACGCGAACACGGTTTTCCGCCAATTGGGCTACGAAATGCTGGCCAAAAAATACGGCATCAGGCTGATCAATCTGGATACCTACCGGCCGACTATCATCCGCATCCAAAACGGCATGGTGATCAAGGACCTGAAAGTTTCCGGACTTTTATTAGAGGCCGATAAAATTTTCAATTTGCCGGTTTTAAAAACTCATTCGCAGACCAGCGTGACGCTCGGGATGAAAAACCTGAAAGGCTTTATTTGCGGCGAGGAGAAATTAAAACTTCACGAAAAGGGATTAAGCGAGGGAATCGTCGATCTCAATACTTTCATCAAACCGGCGTTTACCATAATCGACGGCATTGTCGGCCTGGAAGGCGATGGCCCAACCAGCGGTCAGGCCAAGCGGATGGATCTCCTGATCGCTTCGAATGACATTCTGGCGCTGGAAATCGTGGCTTGCCGCGTAATGGGATTTGATCCTTACCGCGTAAAGCACATCCGACTGGCTAAAAATAAAAACATCGGCCAATATGACTCGGATAAAATCACTGTCGCGGGAAATTCGATCGACGAAGTAAAATCCAAATTCAACGTGCCATTCATTAAAAACAGCAAGTTGCTCGGGCTTATTTTTCTGGAAAGATTCCTGCCTTTTTTATATAAACTGGGGATTGATGTTTCCGGAATCACCCAAAGACTGGAAAGAACGGGCCGCCAGTTTCCGGAATTTCTGGGGCACTGCACCGCCTGCGGCAAATGCCTCGTTAACTGCCCGGGGCAGGCGATCTATTTTCCGGCCAAAGCCGATCCCGCCGTCAATAAAAAGAAATGCATCAAATGCTATGTCTGCGACGAAGTCTGCCTGGCTAACAATATTTCCGTAACAAAAAAATAA
- a CDS encoding glycine--tRNA ligase — MSESNDLMEKIVSLCKRRGFVWPACEIYGGFSAAYSYGPYGAQLKKNIKDLWWKKFVEEREDIVGLDGPILLHPKVWEASGHTSGFNDAMVDCKECKNRFRADHLVKELTGKDLEGNLAAMTEALQGQKCPECGKSNWTEVRLLNMMFKTEMNGFDGPVYLRPETAGAIFVDFKNICDSTRVKIPFGIAQIGKAFRNEIVTRNFIFRIREFDLMEIEYFFDPEAKWEELFDQWLALQEEFYYALGVKKENLHRFEHPKEKLSHYSKKTVDLEYNFPFGWSELSGLANRTDFDLSAHAKNSGQDLSWTDSATGRKFVPHVLEPSFGLDRALLAAMLAAYTEEKINAPDKSPLLSKERSGGGSVAEETRIVLKFPVKIAPVKIAIFPLLKNKPALVEKAKGIFNELKKDFACEFDDNGNVGKRYRRQDEIGTPFCVTVDFDTIEKDDMVTVRDRDTMKQERIKIAELREYFQNKLK; from the coding sequence ATGTCTGAATCAAACGACTTAATGGAAAAAATTGTCTCTCTCTGCAAACGGCGGGGCTTTGTCTGGCCGGCTTGCGAGATTTACGGCGGATTTTCCGCGGCGTATTCTTACGGCCCATATGGCGCGCAATTGAAAAAGAATATCAAGGATCTTTGGTGGAAAAAATTCGTCGAAGAGCGCGAAGATATCGTCGGCCTGGACGGCCCGATTTTACTGCATCCCAAAGTTTGGGAAGCTTCCGGCCATACTTCCGGTTTCAATGACGCCATGGTCGATTGCAAAGAATGCAAGAATCGTTTTCGCGCCGATCATCTGGTCAAAGAATTAACCGGCAAAGATTTGGAAGGCAATCTCGCCGCCATGACCGAAGCTTTACAGGGACAAAAATGCCCGGAATGCGGCAAATCCAACTGGACCGAAGTCCGTCTTTTGAATATGATGTTTAAAACTGAGATGAACGGTTTTGACGGCCCGGTTTATCTGCGGCCGGAAACCGCCGGCGCGATCTTCGTCGATTTCAAGAATATCTGCGATTCCACCCGCGTCAAAATTCCTTTCGGCATCGCCCAAATCGGCAAAGCTTTCCGCAACGAGATCGTCACCCGCAATTTTATTTTCCGCATCAGAGAATTCGATCTGATGGAAATTGAATATTTCTTCGACCCGGAGGCAAAATGGGAAGAATTATTTGATCAATGGTTAGCTTTGCAGGAAGAATTTTATTACGCTCTCGGCGTCAAGAAAGAAAACCTGCATCGCTTCGAGCACCCGAAAGAAAAACTCTCGCACTATTCTAAAAAAACTGTGGATTTGGAATATAATTTTCCGTTTGGCTGGAGCGAATTATCCGGCTTGGCTAATCGCACTGATTTTGATCTGTCGGCGCACGCCAAAAATTCCGGCCAGGACTTAAGCTGGACCGATTCGGCCACCGGCCGCAAATTCGTCCCGCACGTTTTGGAACCAAGCTTCGGCCTTGATCGCGCCTTATTGGCCGCAATGCTTGCCGCTTACACTGAAGAAAAAATAAACGCGCCGGATAAATCTCCCCTCCTTTCTAAGGAGAGGTCTGGGGGTGGTTCGGTTGCAGAAGAAACCAGAATCGTTCTGAAATTTCCCGTTAAAATCGCGCCGGTCAAAATCGCCATCTTCCCGCTTTTAAAAAATAAACCGGCCTTAGTGGAAAAAGCCAAAGGAATTTTTAACGAATTGAAAAAAGATTTTGCCTGCGAATTTGATGATAACGGCAACGTGGGCAAGCGCTACCGCCGCCAAGACGAGATCGGCACGCCTTTCTGCGTCACGGTCGATTTTGACACGATTGAAAAGGATGATATGGTAACCGTCCGCGACCGCGACACGATGAAACAGGAAAGGATCAAAATCGCCGAGCTAAGGGAATATTTTCAAAATAAATTGAAATAA
- the argS gene encoding arginine--tRNA ligase — MYAWEKIKEEIVANINAVLGENLAAADDLIIPPKPEFGDLGIPLFALAKKTGKTPNEVSEAILNGIKFNETIIGAKAAGPYLNFFLDKKNLVKNVITEIDKEEEKFGRNKTGAKEKIVLEFSNVNTHKEYHVGHLRNICYGDAVTKILNANGFEAVPISYVNDFGIHVAKALWDYAAFIREKLGGKNIEALPEAERGFLLGKMYVDASNKEKDDPVAAQMIAGWKQKIENRSGEEYELWKKTRLWSIAQFDLIYRDLGVKFDDILYESDFVERGKEKVKELLKKGILRESEGAIIADLENCGLGVLVVIRSNGTASYAVGDLALAEEKHQRYKPSRSIYVVDIRQELYFRQLFKILAASGFKEKLIHLPFDFVKLPSGMMASRTGNVITYLELKNDLLAKCETETKKRHDDWPEGKIKENALKIGLGAAKFEMLKVGAKSIITFDIAKALSLEGYTSAYIQYAYARIKSILRKVKNEKQKTKNLNFEKLVEEKEIALIKKLAVYPEIVAAAGKDYDPSMIAKYVYEVAQMLNDYYHAVPVLQAVEEEIKFARLALLSSVAQVIKNGLNLLGIETVEEM; from the coding sequence ATGTACGCTTGGGAAAAAATCAAAGAAGAAATAGTTGCCAATATTAATGCGGTTTTGGGAGAAAACTTGGCAGCGGCGGACGATCTGATCATTCCGCCCAAACCGGAATTCGGCGATCTGGGAATCCCGCTTTTTGCTTTGGCGAAAAAAACCGGCAAAACCCCTAACGAAGTAAGCGAAGCGATCCTGAACGGCATTAAATTCAACGAGACGATCATCGGCGCCAAGGCGGCGGGTCCGTATTTGAATTTTTTCCTGGATAAAAAAAATCTGGTAAAAAATGTCATCACTGAAATAGATAAAGAGGAAGAAAAATTCGGGCGCAACAAAACCGGGGCCAAAGAAAAAATCGTCTTGGAATTTTCCAACGTCAACACGCATAAGGAATATCATGTCGGCCATCTGCGCAACATTTGCTATGGCGACGCGGTGACCAAAATTTTGAACGCCAACGGTTTTGAGGCCGTGCCAATCTCTTATGTCAACGACTTTGGCATTCACGTGGCCAAAGCGCTTTGGGATTACGCAGCCTTTATTCGTGAAAAATTGGGCGGCAAAAATATCGAAGCCCTGCCCGAAGCCGAGCGCGGCTTTCTTTTGGGAAAAATGTACGTTGACGCGTCTAATAAAGAAAAGGATGATCCGGTGGCGGCACAGATGATCGCCGGCTGGAAACAGAAAATTGAAAACCGAAGCGGCGAAGAATATGAACTCTGGAAAAAAACCCGGCTCTGGAGCATTGCCCAATTTGATCTCATCTATCGCGACTTGGGAGTTAAATTTGACGATATACTATATGAAAGCGATTTTGTCGAACGCGGCAAGGAAAAAGTTAAAGAACTCTTAAAGAAAGGTATCCTGCGCGAGTCCGAAGGCGCGATCATCGCCGACTTGGAAAATTGCGGCCTGGGAGTTTTGGTCGTGATCCGTTCCAATGGCACGGCTTCTTACGCGGTCGGCGATCTGGCTTTGGCCGAAGAAAAACACCAAAGATATAAACCGTCGCGATCGATCTATGTCGTCGATATCCGCCAGGAACTTTATTTCCGGCAATTATTTAAAATTTTGGCCGCTTCCGGCTTCAAGGAAAAATTAATTCATCTGCCGTTTGATTTTGTCAAATTGCCTTCGGGAATGATGGCTTCCCGCACCGGCAATGTCATCACTTATCTGGAATTGAAAAATGATCTGCTGGCCAAATGCGAAACGGAAACCAAAAAGCGCCACGATGATTGGCCGGAAGGAAAAATAAAAGAGAATGCCCTGAAGATCGGTTTGGGCGCGGCCAAATTCGAAATGCTCAAGGTCGGCGCCAAGAGCATCATCACATTTGATATTGCCAAAGCTTTGTCGCTGGAAGGCTATACTTCAGCCTATATCCAGTATGCTTACGCGAGAATCAAAAGCATCCTGAGAAAAGTAAAAAATGAAAAACAAAAAACAAAAAATTTAAATTTTGAAAAGTTGGTTGAAGAGAAAGAAATCGCGCTGATTAAAAAATTGGCGGTTTATCCGGAAATCGTGGCGGCGGCGGGAAAGGATTATGATCCGTCGATGATCGCCAAATATGTTTATGAGGTCGCCCAAATGCTTAATGATTATTATCACGCCGTGCCGGTTCTGCAAGCTGTCGAGGAAGAAATAAAATTCGCCCGCCTGGCATTATTAAGTTCGGTCGCGCAAGTTATAAAGAATGGTTTAAATTTATTAGGGATTGAGACGGTGGAGGAAATGTAG
- a CDS encoding phosphoglycerate mutase family protein: MNDTLITFVRHGKNKMGTDTTPWHAGPGLNPDGRKQSDKTGRYLRHFAFDLVLSSDMKRAAECAKIICRYQKKITPDKIVFARQLAEHDEIVYGYTHKTKITPDGEWDKARTTVKFFQEILKKYQGKKILIITHGNVIRALLGAALGYPLHYSPEINSFNCSLTTIALRGSRLRAIFHINHTDQLGEFPFLERLESVKFISDYSKLLKDGEVQ; the protein is encoded by the coding sequence ATGAACGATACTCTCATCACTTTCGTCCGGCACGGGAAAAATAAGATGGGCACGGACACCACGCCCTGGCATGCCGGACCGGGATTGAATCCGGACGGCCGCAAGCAATCCGACAAAACCGGCCGTTACTTGAGGCACTTTGCTTTTGATCTGGTTTTGTCATCCGACATGAAACGCGCGGCCGAGTGCGCGAAGATCATCTGCCGCTATCAGAAAAAAATTACGCCGGATAAAATCGTTTTCGCCCGCCAATTGGCTGAGCATGACGAAATCGTTTACGGCTATACCCACAAAACCAAGATCACGCCGGACGGCGAATGGGATAAAGCCCGGACGACCGTGAAATTCTTCCAAGAAATTTTGAAAAAATATCAGGGCAAGAAAATTTTGATCATCACTCATGGCAATGTCATCCGCGCGCTACTGGGCGCGGCGCTCGGCTATCCTTTGCATTATTCGCCGGAAATAAATTCTTTCAATTGCTCGCTGACCACGATCGCCTTGCGCGGCTCGCGGCTGCGGGCGATCTTTCATATCAATCATACCGATCAGCTCGGCGAATTTCCCTTCCTCGAGCGTTTGGAATCGGTGAAGTTCATTTCTGATTATTCCAAATTGCTAAAGGACGGCGAGGTCCAATAA
- a CDS encoding response regulator, whose product MPTQGKILLVEDDPMVIRMYQRKLTLEGFDLTLAFNGEEGLVALAKDRPDLVLLDIMMPKMDGFEMLKKVKADPALKDIPVVILTNLGDRSEDVQKSKESGADDYWVKANMPLKELIDKIRIIMDRKK is encoded by the coding sequence ATGCCCACTCAAGGTAAAATATTGCTGGTCGAAGACGACCCGATGGTGATCAGAATGTATCAAAGAAAATTAACCCTGGAAGGTTTTGATCTGACTCTGGCTTTTAACGGCGAGGAAGGATTGGTGGCGCTCGCCAAAGACCGGCCGGATCTGGTGCTCTTGGATATCATGATGCCCAAAATGGACGGCTTTGAAATGCTGAAAAAAGTAAAAGCCGATCCGGCCCTGAAAGATATTCCGGTGGTGATCCTCACCAATCTGGGCGACCGCTCGGAAGACGTCCAAAAAAGCAAAGAATCCGGGGCTGATGATTATTGGGTAAAAGCCAATATGCCCTTGAAGGAGCTGATCGATAAGATCAGAATAATCATGGATAGAAAAAAATAA
- a CDS encoding ABC transporter substrate-binding protein, whose product MTNKKTILTIVIAVIIVLIVGGLAAFYLLPKKQAAVTPTPKQEINALTFYDWWTSPGESAALNALVNIFIKKYPDVAIMPTSVIGGAGYSMLGIIKPLVTAGQAPDSFQMHAGYEGMPYYKAGLLNPVDDIWAKDQLAEVIPSVVQDMNKFDGHYYSVPVDIHRVNIVWYNKKLLERNNIEPLSLASWDAFFAACDKLKTAGISYPISLGESWTASHAFEQIVASQGIDFYQDWVNGKVLSADDPRLLSALGTFKKYLSYVNPDYAKMTWNDATGRVIAGESAFNIMGDWANQEFKLAGKKYGTDYGTIAVPGTESVYGLCIDTFQRPKNIAHPTNADRWLDLVSSKEGQDTFNPLKGSISARTDADISQYDAYQQSAISDFWKAKYMFPSVVHGSGAPQSFKIKLGDIIAEFLANQDVTNTAMAMTNYSAVINDEYTIAWSLK is encoded by the coding sequence ATGACTAACAAAAAAACAATTCTTACGATCGTGATCGCCGTGATCATCGTCTTGATCGTCGGCGGCTTGGCAGCTTTTTATCTGCTGCCGAAAAAGCAAGCGGCGGTAACGCCAACGCCGAAACAAGAGATCAACGCCTTGACTTTTTATGATTGGTGGACCTCGCCCGGAGAATCGGCGGCGTTAAACGCGCTGGTCAATATCTTTATTAAAAAATATCCGGACGTGGCGATCATGCCTACCTCGGTGATCGGCGGAGCGGGTTATTCAATGCTGGGGATCATCAAGCCTTTGGTGACGGCCGGGCAGGCGCCGGACTCTTTTCAGATGCACGCGGGATACGAAGGCATGCCTTATTACAAGGCCGGTCTCTTGAATCCGGTCGATGATATCTGGGCTAAGGATCAATTGGCCGAGGTCATTCCGAGCGTGGTGCAGGATATGAATAAATTCGACGGGCATTATTATTCCGTGCCGGTGGATATCCATCGGGTCAATATCGTTTGGTATAATAAAAAGCTGCTGGAAAGAAATAATATCGAGCCGTTAAGCCTGGCCAGTTGGGACGCGTTTTTTGCCGCTTGTGATAAATTAAAGACCGCCGGAATAAGCTATCCGATCAGCCTGGGCGAGTCATGGACTGCTTCCCATGCTTTCGAGCAGATCGTGGCCAGCCAAGGAATTGATTTTTATCAGGATTGGGTGAACGGCAAGGTCCTCTCGGCGGACGATCCCAGGCTCTTATCTGCCCTGGGCACTTTCAAAAAATATTTGAGTTATGTTAATCCGGATTATGCCAAGATGACTTGGAACGACGCGACCGGGCGGGTAATCGCCGGGGAAAGCGCTTTCAATATCATGGGCGACTGGGCGAATCAGGAATTCAAGCTTGCCGGCAAGAAATATGGCACGGATTACGGGACAATTGCCGTTCCGGGAACGGAAAGCGTTTACGGCCTTTGCATTGATACTTTCCAGCGGCCGAAGAATATCGCTCATCCGACCAATGCCGATCGCTGGCTGGATCTGGTCTCCTCCAAAGAAGGCCAAGACACTTTCAATCCTTTGAAGGGTTCGATCTCCGCCCGCACCGACGCTGATATTTCCCAATATGATGCTTATCAGCAATCAGCCATTTCGGATTTCTGGAAAGCGAAATACATGTTTCCGAGCGTGGTTCATGGCTCCGGGGCGCCGCAATCTTTCAAGATCAAGCTGGGAGACATAATCGCCGAATTCCTCGCCAACCAGGATGTAACCAATACGGCGATGGCCATGACCAATTATTCGGCGGTGATCAATGATGAATACACCATTGCCTGGTCGCTGAAATAA